A single region of the Podospora pseudopauciseta strain CBS 411.78 chromosome 1, whole genome shotgun sequence genome encodes:
- a CDS encoding hypothetical protein (EggNog:ENOG503P130; BUSCO:EOG092653VU; COG:S), with the protein MRLYLLPISTRRTLLYCQKLDAPATQKQTWGDWLQGKAARTWSDWEQKEKGWQKKVVSYGNYALRRIPYEEWGLKSVPPLSQRRKQVELRGDEKVEVVYPKSLLPLGKVSKILEALATERESLHKQRLAWCFVGMPVTIPIGLLPVIPNLPFFYLVYRAWSHWRAYAGGKHIQFLLKNNLLTYTPSPVVDAVYAGQEQPLPSTPEPTTSPNAELLGNEKVPGPENPHPEGETMLLNQANGRKMTQALDLPQLEIELERAIWQVETAVQLSKEDIAEENSRGGDEKKTQ; encoded by the exons ATGCGTCTTTACCTCTTGCCCATCTCCACGAGACGGACGCTGCTTTACTGCCAAAAGCTAGACGCGCCCGCAACACAGAAGCAGACGTGGGGGGATTGGCTCCAGGGCAAAGCGGCGCGCACATGGTCCGACTGGGAGCAGAAAGAGAAAGGCTGGCAAAAGAAGGTCGTCAGCTACGGCAACTACGCGCTCCGCCGGATCCCCTACGAGGAATGGGGTCTCAAGTCGGTGCCCCCGCTCTCCCAGCGCAGGAAGCAGGTCGAGCTGCGGGGCGATGAGAAGGTCGAGGTGGTGTATCCGAAGAGCCTGTTGCCCCTGGGGAAAGTCTCCAAGATCCTGGAGGCCTTGGCCACCGAGAGGGAAAGCTTGCACAAGCAGAGGTTGGCGTGGTGTTTTGTTGGCATGCCCGTCACGATACCCATTGGGCTGCTCCCCGT AATCCCCAACCTTCCCTTTTTCTATCTCGTCTACCGTGCCTGGTCTCACTGGCGTGCCTACGCAGGAGGGAAGCACATCCAGTTCCTACTCAAAAACAACCTCCTAACCTACACCCCATCCCCCGTGGTGGACGCTGTATATGCCGGTCAAGAGCAGCCGCTGCCGTCCACGCCAGAGCCAACCACCAGCCCGAACGCGGAACTGCTCGGTAACGAGAAGGTCCCAGGGCCTGAGAATCCTCATCCAGAGGGGGAGACCATGCTGCTGAATCAGGCCAACGGGCGGAAGATGACCCAAGCGTTGGACCTACCGCAGTTGGAAATCGAATTGGAGAGGGCCATCTGGCAGGTGGAAACGGCGGTTCAGCTCAGCAAGGAGGACATTGCCGAGGAAAATTCAAGGGGCGGCGATGAGAAAAAGACGCAATGA